The genomic segment GAACGCCCTCGTGAACACGTAGAAGAGGATGATGAGGAGCACCAGGTTCCCGATGACGACGGCGTAGAGGACGCGCCAGCTCCCACCGATGGGCGGCCGCTCTTCGCCGTCCGGCGCCGGCGCTGTTCGGTGCACCGTCTCTCTCATCCGCGGGCCGACACCAGGTTGATGAAGAGCCGGTAGGCGCCGGGCACCCCCGCCGGGAGCTGTCTGAAGAACGAGTACCCGGTGTAGATGAAGATCCCCTTGCCGTGGCGCGCCCACACGAGACCACCCGCCGCCGGCTTCTCTCCGGGATCGGCGGAGGAGAGCGCGGTGTGGTACTCGGGTCCCCACGTGGAGGCGAAGTAGAGCCCGCGTTCCTGCACCCAGCCCTCGAAGTCCTGCGCGGTGATCCGGTTGGGCGTTGCGAGGAGCGGGCTTGCGGGATCCGCGAAATCGACCGGGGCCTCCTCGACCGTGACCCGGTCACGACCGATCTCGAGGGGGAAGGGCGCGAAGTCACGATACAGAGTTCGATCGGCCGTGTTGTACTGCACCACGAGCGTCCCACCCGACGCGACGTAGTCGAGGAGCCGGTGTGAGTTCCGCTTGAGCGCCTCGCGGGTGTTGTAGGCGCGCACTCCCGTGACGATGGCGTCGTACCCGGAGAGGTCCCCCGAAGCAAGCTCGGCGTCTTCGATGAGTGTCACGCCGTAGCCGGCCTGGGCGAGGGCGGCAGGCACGTCGTCACCCGGACCCATGATGTAGCCGATCGTTTCGCCCACTTTGGAGAGCGGCAGCCGCACAACGTGCGCGGTGGCCGGCGGGAACACGGTCACGATCGGAATGTGGGGATAATCGATCACGGTCATGCCGCGCGTGAAGGTGTGGTCGCCGGTCGTGAACTCGGCCGCGAGCACGCTCGCCTCCGAACCCGGAGTGACCTGGAAAACGACGTCGCGGGTTTGCCCCGCGGGCAGATCGACCTCCTGCGCGACTGGATCGCAGCGCCAGCCGGAAGGCAGTGCGAGGCGGGCCTGGCCCCGGAGCGCGGCGCGCGATTCGAGCCTGAGGTGTATCGGACGCGCGGAGCCGTCGGGGAAGAGGTAGACGTGCTTGTCCAGCGCCAGCGTCACCTCCGGAGCGATGCAAATTGGCCGGTAGAGCTCGCCGCGCACCCGGTCCACCCAACGGACCAGGACGGGCAGCGTGTAGTCGATCGATTGCCCGGACACCGTCACGGAAACCGTTACTTGCAGCGCGGGATCGTTCCACGGCGTTCCAATGAGCGCCGGATCCGCAACCTGCTGCAGACCTCCCTTGATCGGTTGGCGCAGCCAGTAGGGCTGCGTGGTGCGCCAGTCGAGGCTCGCGGGCACGACGCTCTGGAGCGCCACGGTGACCGGCCGGTTCTCTGCCAGAAGGCTGTCGGCCGGGCTGTCGAGCCCGGCGGGCTCCGACCGGACGCCAGCCAGGCGCAGCGCCGCGCTCGAGCGGTTGATCGCCGTCACATCGACCTGAATCGAATCGCCGGGACAGAGTGTGTGCTGATGGGCCACGGCCTCGAGCCAGAGCCCGCAGCACGCGCGGATCACGCCGTCGAGTTCGCGTGCCTTGTAGATGAGGAGCGGCGCATCACCGGCCGACGCCGAAGCGCGAAGTTTCGCCAGCGCGGCGCGTGCCCGCAAGAGCCCCGGCACACTCGCCGCGGGGTTGCTGGGATCGTGCGCGCGGTGGACCTCATCCAGGAGCTTGCCCACCGCATCCCCGCCGCGGATCCGTTTCCACGAGAGGTCGACACCCTCGAAGAGGTCGGTGGCCGCCGGCTCCCCGGCGATGACCTGGAAGTAATTGATCGACGTGCCGCGGCGTTCGGGCGAGCCGAATCCCTGGCTCTTGTGCATGCTCCGGCTCTCGCCGGCGAGCTCCGTGTAGGAACGGCCGAGGAGCGGGTTGTAGGCCCCGAGATCAATCTTGAGGAGCTGCCTGGCGCTGTCGCCCGTGGGCGGCGCGGCCCAGCTGAAGTAGTTCCAGACGATCCGCTTCGGCTTCCAGAGCGAGAGCGTGCGCAACTGGTCGGGGAATCGGGACGGATCGCCGGCCGCCTCGAACGCCTCGACTGCGAGCAGCGCCGACGCGGTGTGATGGCCGTGGCGGCCCTCGCCGGTGGTCGGAAAGCGCATCACGATGACGTCGGGCCGGAAGGTTCGGATGACGCGCACCACGTCGCCCAGGACCGCGTCGTATCCCCACGTGGCGAGCGTTTCGTCGGGCCCTTTGGAGTACCCGAAATCCACCGCGCGGGTGAAGAACTGCTCGGCGCCGTCGATGCGGCGCGCCGCGAGAAGCTCCTCGGTGCGGATGACGCCGAGGAGATCACCCTGCTCGTCGCCGATCAAGTTCTGTCCGCCGTCGCCCCGGGTCATGGAGAGGTAGCCGGCCCGTACCAGCTTCTCGTTCTCGAGCCAGGTCAGCATGGCCGTGTTCTCGTCGTCGGGGTGAGCCGCCACGTAGAGCACCGAGCCGACGACGGTGAGCTTCTCCATGGCGAGATGCAGCGTCGCGGCGTCCAGCACCGCGGGGGGACCATCAGAAGCCGCCGACGCGGTGGCGCCAGCAGCCACGATGAACAGTGTGAGCACG from the Candidatus Krumholzibacteriia bacterium genome contains:
- a CDS encoding PIG-L family deacetylase; the protein is MRIALRQAVLTLFIVAAGATASAASDGPPAVLDAATLHLAMEKLTVVGSVLYVAAHPDDENTAMLTWLENEKLVRAGYLSMTRGDGGQNLIGDEQGDLLGVIRTEELLAARRIDGAEQFFTRAVDFGYSKGPDETLATWGYDAVLGDVVRVIRTFRPDVIVMRFPTTGEGRHGHHTASALLAVEAFEAAGDPSRFPDQLRTLSLWKPKRIVWNYFSWAAPPTGDSARQLLKIDLGAYNPLLGRSYTELAGESRSMHKSQGFGSPERRGTSINYFQVIAGEPAATDLFEGVDLSWKRIRGGDAVGKLLDEVHRAHDPSNPAASVPGLLRARAALAKLRASASAGDAPLLIYKARELDGVIRACCGLWLEAVAHQHTLCPGDSIQVDVTAINRSSAALRLAGVRSEPAGLDSPADSLLAENRPVTVALQSVVPASLDWRTTQPYWLRQPIKGGLQQVADPALIGTPWNDPALQVTVSVTVSGQSIDYTLPVLVRWVDRVRGELYRPICIAPEVTLALDKHVYLFPDGSARPIHLRLESRAALRGQARLALPSGWRCDPVAQEVDLPAGQTRDVVFQVTPGSEASVLAAEFTTGDHTFTRGMTVIDYPHIPIVTVFPPATAHVVRLPLSKVGETIGYIMGPGDDVPAALAQAGYGVTLIEDAELASGDLSGYDAIVTGVRAYNTREALKRNSHRLLDYVASGGTLVVQYNTADRTLYRDFAPFPLEIGRDRVTVEEAPVDFADPASPLLATPNRITAQDFEGWVQERGLYFASTWGPEYHTALSSADPGEKPAAGGLVWARHGKGIFIYTGYSFFRQLPAGVPGAYRLFINLVSARG